DNA from Branchiostoma lanceolatum isolate klBraLanc5 chromosome 9, klBraLanc5.hap2, whole genome shotgun sequence:
GTAGGCCTGCTGATCCAATGTTATGatttctttatcaattcaaACGGTCGATTTCTCGTACCAATGTCAAACTTAAACGGACCTATCGGGAGGCTAGGCCGGTACACCGCTTGAATACGGCCCGGGCATGCTAACAACACTAATTGTTACTTTATTATGAATATCCCGTATCTTTAACGTTTAACTCTGAGTTCGTAATCTTGCTAATCCAATGTTACGATTTCTGTTTCCATTGAAATGGTCGATTTCTCGTACCATGGTCAAACTTAAACGGACCTATCGGGAGGCTAAGCCGGCACACCGCTTGAATACAGCCCGGACAGACTAACAACACTAATCTCTACTTTATGAATATTCCATATCTTTAACGTTTATCTATGGTTTTGTAATCCTGCTGTTACgatttctttattcattgatATAGTCGATCAATGTAAGATCAAAAGGATAATCAACTGGCCCAAGGTAGGAATTGCAATCCAGGTATCAATACTGTTTACGGAAGTTTCGGAATACAAAGTTTCCTGTGTCCACTCGCCCAAGTGAAACTAAATAATTCCTTGGTACGTCTCTTAAAAGGTTACAAATTCAGCCCAtcccaaacaaataaacaaacaaacacaaaaaaacacacatacacacacacacatgcatacacacacacacacacacacacacacacacacacacacacacacacacacacagacacacacacacacacacacacacacacacacacaccaggctccacaggttgcaaactgtactccctggccagctaataCCTTTGGCAcgtgttatctgtctatttcaCCAACCTCTACTATTTTTgaagcgacctgtggagcctgataAAGGCTAAGATGTAGCAAGCATGATCCAGAATTTCGTCTCCAGACATGCCAGTGCCAGATCGGTCCCCTGGGCGGTTTTCTGGGCCAGTTTTTGTTGTACTAGAATTACTTATGGTACCGTATGCTACATAAATATCACAGTAAGAACATATCGTCTGCAAGTAACCAAATAACGATACAGATAGCTCGGATGTAGTTGGGAGGGTAATGACCGCGTTACCGCAAAGATAAAACGGACGGTCCCCTTGCTGCTCGTATACTATAAGAAAGTGCAAATAGTCCGTGACACGTTATTGCACTCCCATGTGGTGTGAAGGACGCTTAAGTATGCAACTGTCGCTTCAGGCAAAGGGAGATGGTTTGTACAGAGACTAGTTCATCGTCTTACTGCTTTATTGTGGATTCCTATGTCTCCATGGCTCATGATCAGAACATTTTAGTGCCTACTGGTACATAGGTCAGCAAGGTTCctttctgtttcagtagcagggtgtatttttacagggaggggttgctagccgtTCCCTCTTAACGTGcccttccttacatcaaaagctatctaccacaaaaaaatcaataccatagcatgttcagaacaaaagatacaaaaaaacacagaaattctacagcagtaccaaggtcacacgcCAGGGGTCCCAAACTTGAGCTTGACCTTCTTtcgaagacctacccacataccaaatatcatcgtaatccaaccagaggttatgctgaccacaaatatctggaaactcAAACAAGCACAtgaacacagaaacaaacaagcacactctcatacgcgcgcgcgcgcgcgcgcgcgcacacacacacacacacacacacacacacacacacacacacatacacacacgcgcacacacacacactcattcacacacacacacacacacacacacacacacacacacacacacacacacacacgcgcgcgcgcgcgcgcatagACGCACAcataccgaaaacaatacctccaggTAACAACTACCgtacacatgtaaacaacgAAAAGTCTCTAAACTGTCCCATTACGGTGCACAGCAATGcaaactttaaaaacaaattctgcCATCGTTATCCAACCAAGCACAATACCAGGAAGACTACTTAGGCGACTCACCTTTGGTGCACCTTCGCCATGACCTTGAGTGGGTTGTGGACGTGCAGGTAGTCCGACTTGAGTGTCTGTAAGACCTGATCATGACCCCGCGTAAAATCCAGTTCTGTCTTCAAATCCTCCCACTTCTCCGCCGCCCCTTCCAGCTTGTCTTTACTCTCCGGTTTGTTAAACTTGTTAATGATGTTCTCCATGTCTTTAATTGTCCGTGGAGAGATGTAAGGGTGGATCAGAGACTTGGGAAGGACCAGACTGAATATCTTAGACTCGAGTTGGAAGGCGGCCAGCCCGGCTACCATCTTGAGCTGTTCCTCGTCGGCTTGCATGTCGTCGTCTTCCAAATCTTGTAAGTCCAACCCCGAGGCCGTACATGTGTCATCTGAGAACGCGGGGGGttcggggggagggggtgtacaAACCTCGGCCTCGTGGTGAACGACTTCCACCGGCGGCCCACCCTTCGAATTCTCCTCGGCCATGTCCGCTTCCTTGTCCGGCCTCACCATTGCAAGATTCTCCATGTCGCTATGCTTCCCCTCCCAGTACGTTGTACTTCCGGAAACAATCATTCGCCTTGAGCGGCGGCTAGCCTACCATTCTCTCTCCCCTTCCGAGGTGAAGAAAAATCCAGTATCCAGGCAACGTCTGTAAGGTGTCCCTTAACGCGTTCTAGAACGGCAGCGAAGGCAACCACACGTCTCAATCGCACGCGAAGGAACGTCGAATCTGTACGGCTTATTCCGAACTGGTCAGTGCATGTTCTTCTTTCCAACTGGCGCTTGAGCGTCCCCGGACGACCTCTGTGTGAAGACGCAGTCTTTTATGTCGAGGTCTCTCTGCTCTGCCATATACAGCTGCGGTTCAGCGCTCTCCCTGTGTCGAGAAGAGAAACACAACACTGTACCTCTGTCGGCTGGCGCTTTCATGATGCGAATCGGACCTGCTACGTCCAAACACAGTCCGGTAATAATACCGGCAAGAAAACCCGGCCTAAACAATCACCCCCTGAATTCGATCCCGTCCGAAATGGTCGCCTAATCCGTAAGCTACGGTCTTAGAGCGCGGGAGCTATTAATAAAATATGGGACAACCAATTTCCGTGCATTTCACGCGTCGTTGGGAGGGTTTCCAGTAGCCCGTTACACCCTGGAACTTCGCCAGCTGATCTAGCATGACGTCACTTCGATCAGAATATTCAAAACCATAAAAATTCTGACTCAAAGCCTAGCTACGAAGGCCAAAGCCCCAAATGTCGAGTTAATTTGAATCGAACTTTGCCCAGCCGTCTAGCCACACAGTACTCTATCACTGACAACGTCCAACGTTTATTCACGCTCCCAGTGATAATTTACTACCTTGTACAGGCTTTGCAAGGACTAGTACGTGACTACACATTGTATGAATGGTTGTATAGCTAAACGTTGACAAAGGCACCACTACCTTTAGAATTGATTCAACAGATCGTTGTGTAATCTATCAACATGTGTGTATTATCCACGGTGGCGGTGCGGCAACAGTAACGTTTGTAAAACCTGGGCTTCAGACTGTACGCAATGCCCAAGGCCAAagtaagtaaattttatggatggcatcttcTGCAGACACCAAATTCAATGCAAGAGGGTGAAAAAAGAAGATGGCGGAAAAAAATGGCTAATCTTTTTTTACAATAAACGTTGtgacaagaattgaagcgacaaaacatggtatcacagcaaaCAGGTCTTGTATCTCTGTAGTTgtaaaagtgacactagtgtggtagactggtatccCTTGCCAAGTTTGCAACTACATATACATTCATGGCTACCAGATTTTACAACTatcgaactagtttcactttttcagtcatggctacctcactactGTCACTTCTACAGGTACAATCAATGCATATTTTCCCATTCTGGTACTTTCTCGTCATATTGACCATCTCCTGAGGGaaaaatttctttatttcaaatcCAGGCGAAAAATGATGAGCGCGCcgatgttatccataaaattcCTTGCTGCGGCCTGATATTACTATTCCCCGGGCGTACGTACGAGTCCGTGCGCTGACTTGGTTAGAATTTAAATAGCAAATGATGGGGCTACAGTCTATTGGATTTCCAATGCTGCCGATACACTCTCACGCCCCGAAAGCCTCTTGCAACCAGCTTACTCGCTAGATCGCACGCTCTGTTAGATCATAATTAATTGCGGTGAGAGGAGCAAAAGAAGAAACCGTATGGATGAAATTGGAGAAGAAATTGAGAATAAAATGATACCTGCGTTACCTGTATGGCAATGTGCTCCGCCTGCCGACTgtagatttgttgttgttttgctcctgttgttgttgttgttttgtgacgTAGATAACCGACGTTCGATTTATGACCAATAGAACGCGTTATCTATTATTATGACGTAAAAAAGAGAAATAACATACGTTGTTGTTTCACTGCCCAGAGAACGCCAACTGACTGGGAAAGCCTTACCACTCCGCACCTAGAAACGTCGGGGACTGCCCAGCTAATGTTCTTACCGGGTTTTCGGGTGTGTATACAGACACATGGTGTGAACTGTGCTGACCTGAGTTGACTAAGACATATTGTATGCCTCTTTAAGAAGTCGAATCACGGTTACTTGCCTCGACGTCAACTGTTGTCAAGATGTATTTCTTCTGCGTTGTTGTCCGGAAACGATACAAAATGACACCGGAAGCGGAAGTTAAAGGTCAAGTTTCGATCATCATGCCCGGCACCGATGATGCGTAGCCGTGTAGTGAAGAGCAGCAGAAACAGACGGGAGACTTTGAAATTATAGGAAATACGTTTTAATTGATAGTGACGTCACTATGGGGGGGGGAGGCGTGCGGCGCTCCACGTATATTCTTTATTTGAGCAGAGCACGATATCAATCTAGCTTGGAAATCTTGAGTCCAGGGAAAAAATCTTGTGTTTCCGATTACAGTCCTAAAGAAAATAGGGTCGGTCGGTAGGGattctatttttatttccttctttttttaaaaatagattTTGACCGAACTGATCCAACGAATTCAGTTTGATGTAAATATGAAATGCACCGGTACATATATTTTCAGcatcatattgtaattatacagatGTATATAACAAGTTCAAttacaagtacaagtatgttgataaactgaacaacGGGGTATGATGTTTAGTAtatattcttacatcaactcTTCCAAGCCTGAACCTGTTAAcaaagtgtgaaatacaggaagtatgtccaaacagatctccaacccaacgaatcccccagtataatgcactcctgtatatctaaactgtgcatacctgggggtgctgcgctagggatctctcaaacccactgtttttcaatgtggcggatttatgtaacccggcggattaatgttaatgccGGGTTAGAGGTCGGATAAGATTAAGGGGAGTAGAAATGTCAACAGCTGAGCAGAGATACGTTTAACTTAGTGATATTGGATGCACTAGGATGAATCGTAATCCATTACGTGAAACGTCAACACGTCATGCTAGTGCGTCAGACGTGCGTCAGGTGTGCGTTATTtgaatgaccatccatcaggtgTAACGACAGACGCATGAACGAAAATGTCACCATTCCGCCCACGAGCTGAGCGCTCGGGATGCGTCACATGACTACACGTTGGTAGTTCTGACGCAACAATGAGCGTCAATGTATAGACTGGCTGATGATTCAATTTTGCATCGTCGGTACAGCTATAAAATACAAAAGCCGATTATCAACTTCCATAAATTCTAAACTATTTTTATGTGTTACATTTCAGAGCGATCTAGTGAGTATTAGGTATAAACGCATCTTAGGATGGCGATAATAGCTATCATTACACGTATTTAGAAATGTCTATAATTCTTGTAATTTGTGATGATATTGGCTGTGTTTGATGAATGATCCATCATACGAAGTAAACCTATGGTTGG
Protein-coding regions in this window:
- the LOC136441815 gene encoding uncharacterized protein — translated: MIVSGSTTYWEGKHSDMENLAMVRPDKEADMAEENSKGGPPVEVVHHEAEVCTPPPPEPPAFSDDTCTASGLDLQDLEDDDMQADEEQLKMVAGLAAFQLESKIFSLVLPKSLIHPYISPRTIKDMENIINKFNKPESKDKLEGAAEKWEDLKTELDFTRGHDQVLQTLKSDYLHVHNPLKVMAKVHQRCSEAEVRRALQARLPDRLRQTGEDILVMMGKLDLIPR